The Chaetodon auriga isolate fChaAug3 chromosome 3, fChaAug3.hap1, whole genome shotgun sequence genome has a window encoding:
- the LOC143318028 gene encoding claudin-19, whose amino-acid sequence MASSGLQLLGFLLSLVGLAATLAATFMVEWKKQSQGKTHRIYEGLWMSCSGNERTTCEPHQSLLKLPTEVQATRAVMLLSIFLSTVAVLVSTVGMKCTHFMDGKPESKGTTAVIGGIMFMVAGLLTLIITSWYVTMIVQTFHKSHRLESFEFGKAVFVSWGGGLLTMAGGAFLSCRRCSRSSSRESISENHLFHATNQKSNYV is encoded by the exons ATGGCCAGCTCGGGACTGCAGCTCCTCGGCTTCCTGCTGTCACTGGTCGGCCTGGCTGCCACTCTTGCCGCTACCTTCATGGTTGAATGGAAGAAGCAGTCCCAGGGCAAGACGCACCGCATCTACGAGGGCTTATGGATGAGCTGCAGTGGCAACGAGAGAACAACCTGTGAACCTCACCAGTCCCTCCTGAAGCTGCCGA CTGAGGTCCAGGCTACCCGGgctgtgatgctgctcagcATCTTCCTCTCCACTGTTGCGGTGTTGGTCTCCACAGTGGGAATGAAGTGCACCCACTTCATGGATGGAAAGCCTGAGAGCAAAGGCACAACTGCTGTGATCGGAGGAATCATGTTCATGGTTGCAG GCTTATTGACCCTCATCATAACCTCCTGGTATGTCACGATGATTGTCCAGACCTTCCATAAATCTCACCGCCTggagag ctttgaGTTCGGGAAGGCGGTGTTTGTCAGCTGGGGTGGTGGCCTCCTCACCATGGCGGGTGGTGCTTTCTTGAGCTGTCGGAGGTGCTCGCGGTCTTCATCGAGGGAGTCCATAAGCGAAAACCACCTCTTCCACGCCACCAACCAAAAGTCCAACTACG